The Chryseobacterium geocarposphaerae genome window below encodes:
- a CDS encoding DUF3078 domain-containing protein — MKKILLPLSISLGALLSAQEKSEAPIIDTTKAWSIQGQNTLMLNQAAFSNWVGGGANNVGWLAGVNYNLTYEKGKDLWENIIILGYGQNNTKGVGTRKTQDVINLSTNYGREFAEHWYISAGASLQTQFAAGYEDGNNPEAPKISNFMAPGYLNLGAGVTYRPNDNFTMTLRPANARWTFVLDEDLQYAGTYGLKNDGDSSLFQFGFLGTAIYKVKIMENINLINTGSVFSNYLDHPERLVLSYSGVLNMKINKFISTNVTLDLLYDHNQIEKTQLKQTLGVGFAYNFDNGKKRSENKDNQSWLKK, encoded by the coding sequence TTGGGAGCACTTCTATCAGCTCAGGAAAAGTCTGAAGCCCCAATTATTGACACTACAAAAGCGTGGAGTATACAAGGTCAGAATACATTAATGCTTAATCAGGCTGCTTTCTCAAATTGGGTTGGTGGCGGAGCTAACAATGTGGGCTGGCTTGCCGGAGTCAACTACAATCTCACTTATGAAAAAGGAAAAGATCTTTGGGAAAATATTATCATTTTAGGCTATGGACAAAACAATACCAAAGGAGTAGGGACGAGAAAAACACAGGATGTTATCAATCTGTCCACCAATTATGGTAGAGAATTCGCAGAACACTGGTATATTTCCGCAGGAGCCAGTTTACAGACTCAGTTTGCAGCAGGTTATGAAGACGGCAATAATCCTGAAGCTCCAAAGATCTCCAACTTTATGGCTCCGGGTTACTTGAATTTGGGAGCAGGAGTTACCTATCGCCCGAATGACAATTTCACAATGACCCTAAGACCTGCAAATGCCAGATGGACTTTCGTACTGGATGAAGACTTACAATATGCAGGAACTTATGGGCTTAAAAATGATGGAGATTCTTCATTATTTCAATTTGGTTTTCTAGGCACTGCTATATATAAGGTAAAAATCATGGAGAACATCAATCTGATCAATACAGGATCGGTTTTTTCTAATTACCTCGACCATCCTGAAAGATTAGTTCTTTCCTATAGTGGTGTTCTTAATATGAAGATCAATAAATTTATCTCTACGAATGTTACTTTAGATTTACTGTATGATCATAACCAGATCGAGAAGACACAGCTGAAACAAACATTGGGAGTTGGGTTTGCTTACAATTTTGATAACGGAAAAAAGAGATCTGAGAACAAAGACAATCAATCCTGGCTCAAAAAGTAA
- a CDS encoding bacteriocin-like protein: protein MKNLKKLNRNELKTISGNGLLDNITGVVTGTVGAVGGAIGGLGGVVGGVVGGVVGTVGGAVTGTVGVVGTTLCNVQCVVNGIVTIKVLACGSTC, encoded by the coding sequence ATGAAAAATTTGAAAAAATTAAACAGAAATGAGTTGAAAACTATTTCAGGAAACGGGCTACTAGACAACATTACTGGTGTTGTTACAGGTACTGTTGGTGCCGTAGGTGGTGCTATTGGTGGTCTAGGAGGAGTAGTTGGTGGTGTTGTAGGTGGCGTAGTAGGAACAGTTGGCGGTGCTGTTACAGGTACTGTTGGTGTTGTAGGAACTACATTATGCAATGTTCAGTGCGTTGTTAACGGTATTGTTACGATCAAAGTACTTGCTTGCGGATCTACTTGTTAA
- a CDS encoding alpha/beta fold hydrolase, whose product MSTLKLKDGTEIFYKDQGQGPVLMFHHGWPLSSDDWDAQVIFFLQRGYRVVTHDRRGHGRSSQNIYNHTIEQYASDAAELVEFLGLKDVIHIGHSTGGGEVIRYVNKYANGRAKKAVLISAIPPVMVKSETNPDGVPIEVFDNIRDQTMNNRNQFYYDLTFPFYGYNREGANIKDGIQRNWWRQGLMGGIVAHYDGIKAFSETDLTEDLKAVDIPVLVMHGEDDQIVPIANAALKSIKLLKNGKLITYPGFPHGMPTTEHETINKDLLEFIES is encoded by the coding sequence ATGAGCACACTAAAATTAAAAGACGGAACAGAGATTTTTTACAAAGACCAAGGCCAAGGACCAGTATTGATGTTTCATCACGGATGGCCATTATCTTCAGACGATTGGGACGCACAGGTTATTTTCTTCCTTCAGAGAGGTTACAGAGTCGTTACCCACGACAGAAGAGGTCACGGAAGATCCAGTCAGAATATTTATAACCACACGATTGAACAATATGCTTCTGACGCTGCAGAACTGGTTGAATTTTTAGGTCTGAAAGATGTAATTCATATCGGTCACTCTACAGGGGGGGGTGAAGTGATCCGTTATGTGAACAAATATGCTAACGGAAGAGCGAAAAAAGCTGTGCTAATCAGTGCGATTCCTCCAGTAATGGTAAAAAGTGAAACGAATCCTGACGGTGTTCCGATTGAAGTTTTTGATAACATCCGAGACCAGACGATGAATAATAGGAATCAATTCTATTATGATTTGACTTTCCCGTTTTACGGTTATAACAGAGAAGGAGCAAATATAAAAGACGGAATTCAGAGAAACTGGTGGAGACAAGGATTAATGGGAGGAATTGTAGCTCATTACGACGGAATCAAAGCTTTCTCTGAAACAGATCTAACGGAAGATCTTAAAGCCGTGGATATTCCTGTTTTAGTTATGCATGGTGAAGATGACCAAATCGTTCCTATTGCGAATGCGGCATTAAAATCAATTAAATTATTAAAGAACGGAAAACTGATTACCTACCCAGGTTTCCCTCACGGAATGCCGACTACAGAGCACGAAACTATTAATAAAGATTTGTTGGAGTTTATAGAAAGCTAA
- a CDS encoding DsbA family protein, whose amino-acid sequence MSLKPSVSTTDHAQGNDNADLVIVEYGDYQCPYCGAAYPILKELMKEFGSQVKFVFRNFPLSEMHQYARPAAIAAEAANLQGKFWEMHDAIYENQGSLNELFLFELAEKIGLNVSQFKTDIRKAELEEKVDSDFESGIMSGVNGTPSFFVNGNKFNGSAMDLFQLIRENAVD is encoded by the coding sequence ATGTCACTAAAACCATCAGTCAGCACAACTGACCACGCCCAAGGTAACGACAATGCCGACCTTGTGATTGTAGAATACGGCGATTATCAGTGTCCGTATTGCGGAGCCGCTTATCCTATTTTGAAAGAATTAATGAAAGAATTCGGAAGTCAGGTAAAATTTGTTTTCAGGAATTTTCCTTTGTCGGAAATGCATCAATATGCAAGACCTGCCGCAATCGCAGCTGAAGCCGCCAATCTTCAGGGAAAATTCTGGGAAATGCACGATGCGATCTACGAAAATCAGGGATCTCTGAATGAACTATTCTTATTTGAGCTTGCAGAAAAAATAGGATTAAATGTTTCTCAGTTCAAAACAGATATTCGAAAAGCTGAGCTGGAAGAAAAAGTAGATTCGGATTTTGAAAGCGGAATTATGAGCGGTGTGAACGGAACACCTTCATTCTTCGTTAACGGTAATAAATTCAACGGCAGTGCGATGGATTTGTTTCAGCTGATACGTGAGAATGCGGTTGATTAA
- a CDS encoding redoxin domain-containing protein: MLQKGTVAPDFTLFATPDQKVTLSEFKGRNVILAFYPADWSPVCSDQMALYNETLKFFHKYDAELFGISVDSKWCHLAFSQSRNLHFPLLADFEAKGETAKKYGVYDDEEGECKRALFVINKDGIIEWSYLSPTAINPGADGILEALENLNTK; encoded by the coding sequence ATGTTACAAAAAGGCACTGTTGCTCCCGATTTTACATTGTTTGCAACACCAGACCAGAAAGTCACTTTATCTGAATTTAAAGGAAGAAATGTCATCCTCGCTTTTTATCCCGCAGACTGGAGTCCGGTTTGCAGCGACCAGATGGCTTTATACAACGAAACTTTGAAGTTCTTCCATAAATATGACGCAGAACTCTTTGGAATCTCTGTGGACAGCAAATGGTGTCATCTTGCTTTTTCACAATCCAGAAACTTACATTTTCCATTGTTGGCTGACTTTGAAGCGAAAGGAGAAACAGCAAAAAAATACGGCGTTTACGATGATGAGGAAGGAGAATGCAAACGCGCATTATTCGTCATTAACAAAGATGGCATTATCGAATGGAGCTACCTATCTCCTACCGCCATCAATCCCGGCGCAGACGGAATATTAGAAGCTTTAGAAAATCTTAACACAAAATAA
- a CDS encoding YoaK family protein, with protein sequence MIAEKSLLSSEEIKVQEKLAIFLAFIAGYTDATGLIKWKTYVSFMSGNTTQLGAAFSSEKFGVIITSVTVIGSFLIGIYAGACLSLWKKCKVKSIVFYIVSGILILYTFINYYCQIPVIPSIAIIGFAMGMMNTIVTSVGTLKVNTDFVTGTLNSLAKNMAIFTMSNDENEKNEAKENAIYLLLLWMGFLSGAVTAPFLLSILKNWILLLPAVLLLTCRGLIFNSITPKN encoded by the coding sequence TTGATTGCGGAAAAATCTCTTCTGTCTTCCGAAGAAATCAAAGTACAGGAGAAATTGGCCATCTTTTTAGCATTCATCGCAGGATATACCGACGCAACGGGATTGATCAAATGGAAGACCTATGTTTCCTTTATGAGTGGAAATACCACGCAATTGGGAGCGGCTTTTTCCAGTGAGAAATTCGGAGTCATCATTACATCAGTCACGGTAATTGGAAGTTTTTTAATTGGAATTTATGCCGGAGCCTGTTTATCATTATGGAAAAAATGCAAGGTTAAAAGCATCGTTTTTTATATTGTTTCGGGAATTTTGATTCTTTATACTTTTATTAATTATTACTGTCAAATTCCTGTGATTCCTTCGATTGCCATCATCGGTTTTGCAATGGGAATGATGAATACGATTGTAACATCTGTCGGAACCCTGAAAGTGAATACAGATTTTGTAACCGGAACATTGAACAGCCTTGCTAAAAATATGGCAATATTCACGATGAGTAATGATGAAAATGAGAAGAACGAGGCTAAGGAAAATGCAATCTATCTCTTGCTTTTGTGGATGGGCTTTTTGTCAGGCGCTGTGACGGCTCCCTTCTTACTAAGTATATTGAAAAACTGGATTTTGCTTTTACCTGCAGTTTTATTGCTAACTTGTAGAGGATTAATTTTCAATTCAATAACACCCAAAAACTAA
- a CDS encoding cupin domain-containing protein — protein MNTSTLSFKYELEKQNPRTNDGGTTRGASVKDFPASIGIAGVSMRLQPGSMRELHWHANAAEWAYVISGTVRTTIIHPDGKSYIDNFEPGDVWYFPKGYGHSIQATGTEECHFILIFDNGNFSEDHTFSVTDFVSSVPPEIAAQNLGLTLEEVAALPQKEVYFAAGIVPDEMSFVATARPEESDIQLTNLHRYPLHSQQPRIIPGGGLQRLVTSKEFPISKTMAGSVLELQPGALREMHWHPNADEWQYFISGQAEMSVFLAEGTIVTEQFNAGDVGYVPMGAGHYIKNTGDTVCKVLIGFNSGTYESIDLSEWLAGNPKDVVVTNFGLKEGEIEKFPSEKIFIQPRK, from the coding sequence ATGAATACTTCAACTTTAAGCTTCAAATATGAGTTGGAAAAACAAAATCCCCGTACTAATGACGGTGGAACTACAAGAGGTGCTTCTGTAAAAGATTTCCCCGCTTCTATCGGTATTGCCGGAGTTTCTATGAGACTGCAACCCGGAAGTATGAGAGAATTGCACTGGCACGCCAACGCAGCAGAATGGGCGTATGTGATTTCGGGGACAGTGCGTACCACCATCATTCATCCTGACGGAAAAAGTTATATCGATAATTTTGAACCGGGAGATGTATGGTATTTCCCAAAAGGTTACGGTCACTCGATCCAGGCGACAGGAACGGAAGAATGTCATTTCATTCTGATCTTTGATAACGGTAATTTTTCCGAAGACCATACGTTCAGCGTTACAGATTTTGTTTCAAGCGTACCGCCGGAAATTGCCGCTCAGAATTTAGGATTAACCCTTGAAGAAGTGGCAGCGTTACCACAAAAAGAAGTTTATTTCGCAGCAGGAATTGTTCCGGACGAAATGTCATTTGTGGCCACAGCAAGACCTGAAGAATCTGATATACAACTCACCAATCTTCACCGTTATCCACTGCATTCTCAGCAGCCAAGAATTATTCCCGGAGGAGGTTTACAGAGATTGGTAACGAGTAAAGAGTTTCCCATCAGCAAAACAATGGCTGGTTCTGTTCTGGAGCTTCAACCCGGTGCTTTAAGAGAAATGCACTGGCATCCGAATGCTGATGAATGGCAGTACTTTATTTCCGGACAGGCCGAGATGTCGGTTTTCTTAGCGGAAGGTACGATTGTTACGGAGCAGTTTAACGCTGGTGATGTCGGTTATGTTCCGATGGGAGCCGGACATTACATCAAAAATACAGGCGATACGGTCTGCAAAGTATTGATTGGATTCAACAGCGGAACATATGAATCCATTGATCTAAGCGAATGGCTGGCCGGAAATCCGAAAGATGTTGTCGTAACGAACTTTGGTTTGAAGGAAGGCGAAATTGAGAAATTCCCTTCGGAAAAAATATTTATTCAACCTAGAAAATAA
- a CDS encoding antibiotic biosynthesis monooxygenase, protein MENQGASVVISHHILDGKQQEYEQWLDEIVPLTRDSKGFIDHQIVRPIKGLTFVYTVIIRFDTIENLRSWMDSDARKRLIDKAAPLFRKNDYYKIKSGLDFLFETENETKVPVRWKQFLVTWSAIYPLSLLIPLVLLPFLRLLKIPANHYSDGLLISGCIVFLMVFVVMPNYTKLIRKWLFK, encoded by the coding sequence ATGGAAAATCAAGGTGCATCCGTAGTAATTTCACATCATATCCTGGATGGAAAACAGCAGGAATACGAACAATGGCTGGATGAAATTGTTCCTTTAACCCGAGATTCAAAAGGTTTCATAGACCATCAGATTGTACGTCCAATTAAAGGTCTTACCTTTGTCTATACTGTTATTATCAGATTTGATACGATTGAAAATCTCCGAAGCTGGATGGATTCTGATGCCCGTAAAAGACTCATTGACAAAGCTGCACCACTGTTCAGAAAAAATGACTATTATAAAATAAAATCCGGGCTAGATTTTCTTTTTGAAACCGAAAATGAAACAAAGGTTCCTGTACGTTGGAAGCAGTTTCTAGTAACCTGGTCAGCCATTTATCCTTTGTCATTGCTGATTCCATTGGTACTTCTCCCCTTTTTAAGGTTGTTAAAAATTCCTGCTAATCATTATTCAGACGGACTTCTGATTTCAGGATGTATTGTCTTCCTGATGGTTTTTGTTGTAATGCCTAATTATACAAAGCTGATCAGAAAATGGCTTTTTAAATAG
- a CDS encoding NADH:flavin oxidoreductase/NADH oxidase: MNLFSPIQLRSLELKNRIVLSPMQQYSAKNGIPGNWHLVHLGSRAVGGAGLILTECTAVSPEGLATLSDVGIWNDEQQNAWKNIVGFVHEQNAKIGIQLWHSGGKGSLKHPNERMKPLTVEEGGWIVKCSSPTEINGVIPQELSVAEIQELKNKFAQAAVRAVEAGFDTIELHAGHGYLFHQFYSALINKRTDEYGGSFENRIRFLVETVQEVRKVIPETMPLLVRISAVDYVETEESWTLDNSIRLAEILKKEGVDFITASGGGFTNVSKDRVFPGYQIPFATAIKEKTGLLTGAVGMITSAKQANEIISDNKADLVIIAREHLRDPYFAIHSAIELELDTEIPWQYKRAF, translated from the coding sequence ATGAATTTATTTAGTCCTATACAACTACGCAGTCTTGAACTTAAAAACAGGATTGTATTATCTCCCATGCAGCAGTACAGCGCAAAAAACGGAATTCCCGGTAACTGGCATCTTGTCCATTTAGGAAGCCGTGCTGTCGGTGGCGCCGGTCTTATCCTTACCGAATGCACCGCCGTTTCTCCCGAGGGTTTAGCCACTTTAAGCGATGTGGGAATCTGGAACGACGAGCAGCAAAATGCCTGGAAAAACATTGTGGGTTTTGTCCACGAGCAGAATGCTAAAATAGGGATTCAGCTTTGGCATTCCGGAGGAAAAGGAAGCCTAAAGCATCCCAACGAAAGAATGAAACCTCTTACTGTAGAAGAAGGCGGATGGATTGTAAAGTGTTCCTCACCCACAGAAATTAACGGAGTGATTCCTCAAGAGTTATCCGTTGCAGAAATTCAGGAGCTTAAAAATAAGTTTGCCCAAGCTGCTGTAAGAGCGGTGGAAGCTGGTTTTGATACGATTGAGCTTCACGCAGGACACGGTTATCTTTTTCATCAGTTTTATTCAGCATTAATCAATAAAAGAACAGATGAATACGGTGGAAGTTTTGAAAACCGAATCCGCTTTTTAGTGGAAACTGTTCAGGAAGTGAGAAAAGTGATTCCTGAAACAATGCCTTTACTTGTAAGAATCTCTGCTGTAGATTATGTAGAAACCGAGGAAAGCTGGACACTTGATAACAGCATCCGGCTTGCAGAAATCCTTAAAAAGGAAGGTGTAGATTTTATTACCGCATCAGGCGGTGGCTTTACCAATGTAAGCAAAGACAGAGTTTTTCCGGGTTATCAGATTCCTTTTGCTACTGCTATTAAAGAAAAAACAGGGCTTTTAACAGGCGCTGTCGGAATGATCACGTCTGCAAAACAAGCTAACGAAATTATCAGCGACAACAAAGCAGACCTGGTTATCATTGCAAGAGAGCATTTGAGAGATCCTTATTTTGCAATTCACTCTGCAATCGAACTGGAGCTTGATACAGAAATCCCTTGGCAATACAAAAGAGCCTTTTAA
- a CDS encoding ATP-binding protein: MKKISSVMNNKRFSYFIILTFIAGSLLLIAVQINSAQNTKELIRNNNKLLEELRSSNHLREIDRDILGVESRIRASIATNDTTHLEGIDQKINQIENFLDSLSKDNADAEEERLIHRLSILAMDKKTTKDKLLLRYHTLGNMDDQTSIANPRARKISNEITSITAKIYESRKIHMVDLSKKNEEMGQKARLYDISLLILLILSGSIVGYHILRQFKRQRLLIQELDVAEKKASVAAQTKENFLANMSHEIRTPLSGILGFTNLLQKRPLDETSKEFVSSIQRSGENLMAIINDILDLSKIEAGMMRITKGIFSINGLVNSVETFFVERAKEKGLTISSKIDPSIPDTLNGDATRLTQILVNLIGNAIKFTHQGRITIEIYNKHQTENEVVVGFKVSDTGIGIDKEKLSEVFERFNQGEDSTTRNYGGTGLGLSIVKSLIQLQNGDIEVMSEQGKGTTFHFYIPYAIAGEQINVIPAVDTQYFKDRSNTPLKVLVVDDNAINQSLMKHLLSQWNIDFDTANNGLEAVEYLKNNDCDLVLMDIQMPQMDGYTATQKIREELNLNLPIIAMTAHALAGEREKCLSRGMNEYISKPVNEDELFKLISGFGLKKDKNKEAEIKEEVTVYQYIDLTYMKSISNGDKDFERTVTQQFLDKIPYHIQEMESAYENADFTIVKLRAHDLKSSVAIMGLLPLLEEKLEFLEMTSAQNQQSAEALKMVQSIITSSLSEAEKFLHQLQNIKS, from the coding sequence ATGAAAAAGATATCCTCAGTAATGAACAACAAGCGCTTCAGCTATTTTATCATCCTCACATTTATTGCGGGGTCTCTCCTATTGATTGCAGTTCAGATCAATTCAGCCCAAAATACGAAGGAACTTATCCGTAACAATAACAAACTTCTCGAAGAATTACGTTCAAGCAACCATTTGCGTGAAATTGACCGTGATATTTTAGGCGTTGAAAGCAGAATCAGAGCCTCCATTGCAACCAATGACACCACTCACCTTGAAGGAATCGACCAAAAGATCAATCAGATAGAAAACTTTTTAGATTCCCTTTCCAAAGACAATGCCGATGCGGAAGAAGAAAGATTAATTCACCGATTGAGTATTCTCGCGATGGACAAGAAAACAACGAAGGACAAATTATTGCTTCGTTATCATACCCTCGGAAATATGGACGATCAGACTTCCATTGCTAATCCAAGAGCCAGAAAAATATCGAACGAAATCACTTCTATTACCGCAAAGATCTATGAAAGTCGAAAAATTCATATGGTAGATCTCAGCAAAAAAAACGAGGAAATGGGACAGAAAGCCAGATTGTATGATATTTCCTTGCTGATTCTTTTGATCTTAAGCGGATCTATCGTTGGCTATCATATTCTTCGCCAGTTTAAACGTCAAAGATTGCTGATCCAGGAATTGGATGTTGCGGAGAAAAAAGCTTCGGTTGCCGCACAGACCAAAGAAAATTTTTTAGCCAATATGAGCCACGAAATCAGAACACCTCTGAGCGGAATCTTGGGCTTTACGAACCTTTTGCAGAAAAGACCATTGGATGAAACTTCAAAAGAATTTGTATCATCCATTCAACGCTCAGGAGAAAATCTGATGGCCATTATCAATGATATCCTGGATTTATCAAAAATCGAAGCCGGAATGATGCGTATCACCAAAGGAATATTCAGTATCAATGGGTTGGTGAATTCGGTAGAAACATTTTTTGTGGAGCGTGCCAAAGAAAAAGGATTAACGATCTCCAGCAAAATAGATCCATCTATTCCCGACACTTTAAATGGTGATGCAACGAGACTCACTCAGATTTTGGTTAACCTCATTGGAAATGCTATTAAATTTACACATCAGGGGCGCATTACTATTGAGATCTACAATAAGCATCAAACTGAAAATGAAGTTGTTGTAGGTTTTAAAGTCTCAGATACAGGAATTGGAATCGATAAAGAAAAACTTAGCGAAGTCTTTGAAAGATTCAACCAGGGCGAAGATTCTACAACAAGAAATTATGGCGGAACCGGACTTGGCTTATCCATTGTGAAAAGTTTAATTCAATTGCAAAATGGGGACATTGAGGTAATGAGCGAACAGGGAAAGGGCACGACTTTTCATTTTTACATTCCTTATGCCATTGCGGGAGAACAGATTAACGTAATTCCTGCAGTGGATACACAATATTTTAAAGATAGATCCAATACACCTTTGAAAGTTTTGGTCGTGGATGATAATGCGATCAATCAAAGTCTGATGAAACATCTACTATCGCAATGGAACATCGATTTTGACACTGCAAACAACGGTCTGGAAGCAGTAGAATATCTTAAAAATAATGATTGCGATCTGGTTTTAATGGACATTCAGATGCCACAAATGGACGGCTATACTGCAACACAAAAAATCCGTGAAGAATTGAACCTGAACCTTCCAATTATTGCAATGACCGCACACGCATTGGCTGGAGAAAGAGAAAAATGCCTGAGCCGAGGCATGAACGAATATATTTCCAAACCGGTCAATGAAGATGAATTATTTAAATTAATTTCAGGTTTCGGATTAAAAAAAGATAAAAATAAGGAAGCAGAAATTAAAGAAGAAGTTACTGTTTATCAATATATTGATCTTACTTACATGAAGTCTATCAGCAATGGTGACAAAGATTTTGAAAGAACTGTCACACAGCAGTTTTTAGACAAAATTCCGTATCATATTCAGGAAATGGAATCGGCTTATGAAAACGCAGATTTTACGATTGTAAAACTGAGAGCGCATGATCTGAAATCCAGTGTTGCCATCATGGGATTATTACCTTTATTAGAAGAAAAACTGGAGTTTTTGGAAATGACTTCCGCACAAAACCAGCAATCAGCAGAAGCTTTGAAAATGGTACAGAGTATTATCACATCATCACTTTCAGAAGCTGAAAAATTTTTACATCAATTACAAAATATTAAATCTTAA
- a CDS encoding LytR/AlgR family response regulator transcription factor, whose product MKALIVDDNDIARTTLSHLAKQIPSLTIVNEFSNAIEAYNYLQTHPVDLIFLDIEMPEMSGIELTKNLSGKETIIIFTTSNKEYALEAFELNIADYLLKPVMPARFLQAVSKAQAILESRKENVEITKDEFLFVRDSNITRRLKLDDILYAEAMGDYVKFYTREKMFAIHGKMKTAEERLPKDYFIRVHRSYIVSVGKIDTLQDGGIMINGKFIPVADAYRKALNTRMNVF is encoded by the coding sequence ATGAAAGCTTTAATCGTCGATGACAACGACATTGCAAGAACAACATTATCACATTTGGCAAAACAAATTCCGAGTCTTACAATTGTCAATGAATTTTCCAACGCGATTGAAGCTTACAATTATCTGCAGACCCATCCTGTTGATCTAATTTTCTTAGACATCGAAATGCCTGAAATGTCAGGGATAGAACTCACCAAAAATCTCTCAGGAAAAGAAACGATCATCATTTTCACTACATCTAATAAAGAATATGCACTCGAAGCTTTTGAACTTAATATCGCAGATTACCTGTTAAAACCTGTGATGCCGGCAAGATTTTTACAGGCAGTTAGCAAAGCACAGGCTATTCTTGAAAGCCGAAAGGAAAATGTAGAAATCACAAAAGACGAGTTTCTTTTCGTACGGGATTCCAATATTACAAGACGCCTGAAACTGGATGATATTTTGTATGCAGAAGCAATGGGCGACTACGTTAAGTTCTATACAAGAGAAAAAATGTTTGCTATCCACGGCAAGATGAAAACGGCGGAAGAACGTCTACCGAAAGATTATTTCATCAGAGTTCATCGATCTTACATCGTTTCTGTCGGTAAAATTGATACGCTTCAGGACGGCGGAATTATGATTAACGGAAAATTCATTCCTGTTGCAGATGCATACAGAAAAGCACTCAATACGAGAATGAATGTTTTTTAG